A genomic stretch from Methanomassiliicoccales archaeon includes:
- the mobB gene encoding molybdopterin-guanine dinucleotide biosynthesis protein B: protein MIIGIVGESGAGKTSLIESLLRELTARCFKVSSIKHVHDGNVLIPPGKDTTRHLLAGSNPVIGISSNEAVIYFNDSYAMDDALSLLNKIASPDVIIVEGFKQSSIPKIVIGDIEVNGPVLFRCAKTEECLQHCINLIEREVRKERVLEKLPGLNCGKCGFPGCKDLAGAVADGVEDISKCKNRGDARVKIFVNEDEIPINKFVSELVSNVISGLVKSLKNVDNPSSIMISINFPEEMKTSD from the coding sequence TTGATCATCGGAATAGTTGGCGAATCGGGCGCGGGAAAAACATCTTTGATCGAATCACTTCTGAGAGAACTGACTGCCCGTTGTTTCAAGGTCTCCTCGATCAAGCACGTTCATGACGGCAATGTGCTCATCCCGCCAGGAAAAGACACAACCAGACACCTTCTCGCTGGAAGCAATCCCGTAATTGGTATTTCATCAAACGAGGCAGTCATTTATTTTAATGATTCGTATGCCATGGATGACGCACTATCTCTTTTAAACAAAATTGCTTCACCTGATGTCATCATTGTAGAGGGATTCAAGCAATCTAGCATTCCAAAAATCGTCATTGGTGACATTGAGGTAAATGGACCAGTTCTCTTTCGCTGTGCGAAAACAGAGGAATGTCTCCAGCATTGCATAAACTTGATTGAAAGGGAAGTAAGAAAAGAACGCGTCCTCGAAAAACTCCCTGGTTTAAACTGCGGAAAATGCGGTTTTCCTGGATGTAAAGATCTCGCAGGCGCTGTTGCTGACGGAGTTGAAGATATCTCGAAATGTAAAAATCGAGGTGATGCGAGGGTGAAGATTTTCGTAAATGAAGACGAAATCCCGATAAACAAGTTTGTATCGGAACTTGTCAGTAATGTCATAAGCGGTCTGGTCAAGTCATTAAAGAATGTCGATAATCCCAGTTCCATCATGATTTCGATTAATTTCCCGGAGGAAATGAAGACCTCTGATTAA